DNA from Tachysurus fulvidraco isolate hzauxx_2018 chromosome 16, HZAU_PFXX_2.0, whole genome shotgun sequence:
CGAGGcataaacttgtgtgtgtgtgtgtgtgtgtgtggataaaaaagacagaacagaccgacacacacaaaacacttatTTCCTGCTGCAGCTGCAAACCCACGAGTGTCCTTCTGCTTTCAAACAGAGCTAAAATACGAAGCCTGACTTCAGCACCGTGTTTCTGTCTGACACACAACATGACAACCGCTGAACCCTGTAGATGATCCAGCTCTGTGACAGATCCTGTGATCGGTAACAACACAAGCGCGTCTTTAGACGCCGGCCATCTTTACATAGCAACGGTCTCCTTCCTGTAGACATGGGAAGCGTTATTCACTTATAACTGCGCCACCTTCTGCACGGGAGAACTCGAGACGAACCTGACGAAAGCGGCGAGAACGTCTGACCTCACAATCTCACCAAAGTAACTGTTATTTCAGCTTCACACAGGGGCCACGACGTAAACCGAAGGACGATCACCATAAAACGTCCCACGTGTCAGAAACacgacgacacacacacacgtaacaaCGTGCATGAGAGTTCACAGAGCTTTGCTTTCACACATGATGTACCTGAGATGGACTGGTCTCCTGGACATCACCCACTTCCGGTTCCACGTCTGCAAAACACAATTCCACGTTAATTGACTTTATTACTGATACAATACCTGACATGATTGACACACTTTACCTGACAGCAGGACACAAACGTGCTCTGACTCACCAGCTGTCACTTTAAGGCTGAAGGCTGAACACAGCAGCAGGAGAAAGCAgctgttttgtataaaatacatCCTGCTTTTCTTATAAACAATAAGTTTTAGTGTAAATAACCAGAGAAGTAAATAACTAGAagactaactaactaacacacacatagctagttagctaatgaGACTGTAATCCAGGTGTAAATCCATTCTGAGCAGCTAGCAAGCGTTACTACAGCTAGTTAGCAACATTAGCATGCTAACTAAACATTAGCATAAAGCTATCGCAAAGAAATCTCTGCTTATCTCCAAAAGCCTTGCGTTAAACGCGccgttattgttattattattataatttttttccctcacgCACTTTACAAACGTAGCGGAATTTAGCTCGAATCAGCTTAACGTTCAAAACTGCTCATTTGTGTACAGCTCGGGTATCGAACCGTCCACCTTTCCCTCCACCCGTATTCAGGGAAATACCGACATACTATTTGCTGGTCAGAAACATAGCCGGATGTTTGACCAATCAGACAACGTTTTATCAAACGAACGAACAAATCCGAACGTAAAAGGCGGGATCTGTACGAATACGGGTAGGAAAAAAAGTCTCGAAAATCGTTTCCTGGATTTCCTGCTCGACCAATCGGGAAGTGCAACGACAAAAAGGCAGCCAATAGGAGGCGATCACGAAGGCGTTGTTGTCCAATcggatgcgcacacacacatagggcTGATGTACACGACAGCTGCTGTAAACAAATCCTGCGGATGAGTTTGTGTTAGaaactgttctgtttattagatgatgtaataaaataacACGTATTTATTTGTAgggtttttttaattgttattatttataaataaaccgGTTCACTTTATATGACCAAACTGATATGagctttatattaaatataatgccAAAGTTTATGTAGTTTAATGACCAGCTAATTAttttagttatatttatatataaatagaactaattataataaaagtattaaatGCTTTAACCATGGACACTTAGATACTTATTTGAGTTCTGTATGAAGAGCAACAGTAGCACAAGCACAAACCTGTGGGCTCTCGAGCGCCCCCTTCAGTGAGGCAGAGGTACTGCTGCTTCACCTGCTGCTTGGTAAATGCAGCTCTATGTCAGATCAACAAGATTAAGTATGTTATAGACACCACGTAAAATACACTGTActgatatactgatatactgatatactgatgacaaacagacagacagcaacAGACATGCACCAAGTACACATGCTCAAACCAGTATGTGAGATATTGTGACCTGTTTCCCCTGTATTTgaacatgaaaaacaaatgattgAAATGAtaagagttcggataagcggtagaaatgagagagagtcatagagaaattatattttttttgcgaatatcacacacacacacacacacacacacacacacacacacacacacacacacacacacacacacacacacttacatatgtGTGTCATAGAGAAATGATATATATtgcacatatcacacacacatatactctgctggatatgtgtgtgtatgtgtgtgtgtgtgtgtgtgtgtgtgtgtgtgtgtgtgtgtgtgtgtgtgtgtgtgtgtgtgtgtgtgtgtcaacctgttttattttgtacctgtagatgaaagttatgtaattgcatgtaaacaaacaaaataaaatcattttgttttcacaaaagaaatcaacaaaaatgaatatttgAACTGAGAAAAAAGTTACTACACCCTGTGCCCTTTTAGCTAGTGTTTCCCCTTTTGGCTAAAATAACCTCAGTGAGAAGTTTCTTTTAGCCATCTATCACTTTCTGACATCGACTGGAAGTGGAAGAAAGTTTCCCCCAGACCTCATTGCAGAACTCTTACatctgtgtgatgtttgaggggtttcttaCGTGCACAGTCTGTTTCAAATCACCAAATGggatctcaataggatttagatctgggctttgTCTTGTTCACTACAGGATCAGCCTCATCAAGGACAGAGACGAGTCTGCCTACAGACAGGAGGTTAAagagctggctgtctggtgcagtcacAACAACTTGGAGCTCAATACGCTCAAAAGATTGGAGAtgattgtggacttcaggagaaacccccctgcacTCCCTCCAatcaccatcatggacagcactATGGCTGCACTGAAGGCATTCAGGTCATGAACTCAATCATCTCCCAGGACCTAAAAAGGCTCAACAGAGGATGTACTGCCTTAGCCAGTTAAGGAAGTTtaacctgccacaggagctactgaaacagttctactcagccatcatttctgtctgttctgtACACATCAGTAACTGTCTATTTTTGGCTCAGCTACAAAATAACTGTATAAATCCAAAGTGAGGAAAAGAGCTCAGAAAATCCCTCACATCCATGTCATCAGCCTTTTGAACATTTACCATCTGGCTGGCAATACAGAGCCCCAAATACCAGCACAACCAGAtacaagaacagtttcttcccctaGACAATCTACCTgatgaacagttaaatgttcccCATTAATAACAATGTGAGATAATCTTATATTCAATATTTTATCTTATATCTAATATTTAGCACAACCGTACATacgatttatttctttttaatttttaaaatttttttggtgtatttgtatttacacaCGTAGGGTGTCCTTATTTTTTCCTCATAAGAAATTGCATTTTATAGATAAGACATatggttttatttgttatgttatgttactttAATCTTccaatattattaaaatgaagatcaaATGTCCATAAGTTTACAGGCTTTgatggggtgtcctaattttttcaccACAGTATGTATATGGATTATAATCTGATGAACTTTATTAAAGCAGTTCATATGcacctttttatttcttctttctgtatttttccttCTTCACAAAGTCCTCACTGTGTTCTAGGGAGGTCGGAGATTTATTCACAGGTAAAAAAAGGTGAAACGTGTTTATTTATCATGATGGGAGGAAcgtcagtgtcagtgctttgtaacagtcgaAGGTAAAGCGGTAACTTTAAGTTTTTTGTTGGTGGGTTTCCGTGATGTCaggagaataaaacactttctaGTACAGgaagatattttatttaatgtttgctAACTTCACttcatcactgattattttactataacAGCACAACATACAGAGTGTTTAACTccttatttatttcacaaacaCTTGTGTTAAAGCTGATTCCATGCTGATCgttacattaaataaattagaaagcCGTGACTCAGAAGATCCGAGCTCCGTACCCGAATGTCTGTTTAATGGCGTCAAAGTAATATCTCTGCCATCCCTCCTTCATCCTCTCCTCCTCACCGCTGGGGACACCTTTAGCCTCCAGAGACAATTCTGTCTCACTGCCTCGGTCTGTAAAGTCCAGCGTGACTGTCGAGAAGTGTCCTGAAAAACATCACCGCAAAGACACTGCTGGTTAAAAACTGTGAAAAACTTTTTCCTTTTAGATCTGTGTCATTATTGTAGAAACATTTCCACTCAGTTGATTTTCACACTAATGAGGCTTTTCCTCAAGGACACACACCTGCTGGCCAAGATGAAAACCTCCACCTCATGACGATCCTCTGGTCTGGGACCTGTGAGGTAAAAGTGTGAGGTAATTGTGTGAGGTAATTGTGTGAGGTAAAGTGAAACGTTAAAATCTGCTGTAAAATTGTGAGGTAAAATGATAAGTTAAAAGTGGGAGGCAAAGGTGAGGTAAACATGTGAGGTAAAAGTCTGGGGAAATGTCTCAGATAAAAGCTTAATGTAAACGTTGGAGGTAAAGGTCTGAGGTAAAAGCTTGTCATTATGGTGTTAGCAATCACGGCTTTTCAGTCCTCACCAGTTCCGCGAACTCTCCGTGCACATTTCCCTCCAGCAGGCAGAACCGTCCTCCTCTTACTCCGTCCACACGGGCAGTGAGGTGTGTGAACGCTTGAACCATCtacacaaattaaacaaaatccTTTACCGAGTGAAGGAGTGACATATCACATCCCACTGTACAACGTGGCAGTCGATCAGTGATACAGTCTTCAGCTGGTTCTGACTGCGTCACGGATTTAGTCATGTACCAAAATCTAAACCCAAGGACCTTCTTGCCTCTGCCACGAGGTTACACTCTGGCTGTAGATCGATCTTTTAGCCAGATATTTCAATGCTGTCGAAAGCTTGtggttaaatatattataaatatattcattctcttgaaacttttttaatgattattaatttcataataaataataataaattatatgcTAATGCTGATATGTTGTAAAGCATAATGCCAGGTTGTGCAGTTATCCTAAGAAACCTGACCTCTTGGTTGAGGAAAACTCTGTAGAGCTCCTCAGACGAGGTGAGGAATGTCTCCTTTAGATGAAACGAGGCTGTTGGGATTTTGACTCCAGAGCTGGGAGATTTAGAGACGGTGGAGGAGCCGCTCTGTGGATAAAGATGCTACttaatttacatttgttttcacAGAATTAAAAATCAATCATCATCATGATTATGAACTGAGACTGTACCGGGTTCTTCTCCAGCTTGATGTgagtttgctgctgctgtttacTGACCCCCTCAGCTGTAGGCAGGATCATACCCTGAGAgaactctacacaaacacaacattacatttacaagaAGTTGAAGTCTAAAAAGTGAacgtttacattttaaacacgtATTTCACCTTTTTTCAGGTGTGACACATAGCCCTGTAGAGCCATTTTGACCTCCTTCTCTCCATCCTTCTTCATGAGGGCAGTTAGAGGTGTAGTGGGCTGGTCTTTACATGCTGTAATGCAGATCTGTACAAAGGAGAACATACCATTTAAACTGCCTTCCCGTGTGTGCTTCTGAGTAACGGACTCATTTAACGGGTCATTTTAATGAATCTGAGTCAAATCACATGTTTTTTACTCCGACTCCGACTTTTTAATTTAGATTCGAGAGTTGATTTAAGTCACAAGTTAATGAAACACATTTGACTTCATTACTTCAGTAAACATTATTAACTCACATCCAGGTCGTCTATGTCATTCTCATCCGAAAGATTCATCACCTCAACGTTCCCTTTATATTTTAGCCCATTTTTTGAGGTtcctaaaagaaaaacaaacatgaactTTAGAAGGTTAATATCGCTGTCAAATAACAAAATCCTTCACCCGAGTGAAGCGGCATGAATGTACCGGTCCATGAAGCTTTAATGATCCACTCGTAGAAGAAGATCAGTTTCCCTTTGCGGTTGTTAATTGAAGCTTCGCCCTCGATCTCGCTCACGTCTGTAATTTGGCAGACGCCATCTTCGTTTTCCACACGGACTCTGAGAAGAAGCTCGTTCAGGACATCCTGTGACCAGGCACTGACATCACGCTCAGTCCTGTATGGAAGATTAACCATGAAATCTGAAATCCACTGCAGAAATATTGGCATCCGGaataaaaacaagcagaaaACAAATGCGCTAATAATACGTGATTTTCTTTCTGCAGACTCTGATCAGTTCATtttcagcagcagctctgacagttcTGCAGCTCCGCAGGTTTATAGTAATGCACTccgttgattattttctcatttctttattaaaatatcatTCACAGGGACTAATTCTCACAGtataattaacaataaacaacttttcattcattttctaccgcttatccgaacttcttgggtcacggggagcctgtgcctatctcaggcgtcatggggcatcgaggcaggatacaccctggacggagtgccaacccatcacagggcacaaacacacactctcattcac
Protein-coding regions in this window:
- the ahsa1a gene encoding activator of 90 kDa heat shock protein ATPase homolog 1a isoform X2 gives rise to the protein MNLSDENDIDDLDICITACKDQPTTPLTALMKKDGEKEVKMALQGYVSHLKKEFSQGMILPTAEGVSKQQQQTHIKLEKNPSGSSTVSKSPSSGVKIPTASFHLKETFLTSSEELYRVFLNQEMVQAFTHLTARVDGVRGGRFCLLEGNVHGEFAELVPDQRIVMRWRFSSWPAGHFSTVTLDFTDRGSETELSLEAKGVPSGEEERMKEGWQRYYFDAIKQTFGYGARIF
- the ahsa1a gene encoding activator of 90 kDa heat shock protein ATPase homolog 1a isoform X1, which produces MAKWGQGDPRWIVEERADATNVNNWHWTERDVSAWSQDVLNELLLRVRVENEDGVCQITDVSEIEGEASINNRKGKLIFFYEWIIKASWTGTSKNGLKYKGNVEVMNLSDENDIDDLDICITACKDQPTTPLTALMKKDGEKEVKMALQGYVSHLKKEFSQGMILPTAEGVSKQQQQTHIKLEKNPSGSSTVSKSPSSGVKIPTASFHLKETFLTSSEELYRVFLNQEMVQAFTHLTARVDGVRGGRFCLLEGNVHGEFAELVPDQRIVMRWRFSSWPAGHFSTVTLDFTDRGSETELSLEAKGVPSGEEERMKEGWQRYYFDAIKQTFGYGARIF